Proteins from one Mucilaginibacter jinjuensis genomic window:
- the panD gene encoding aspartate 1-decarboxylase, giving the protein MIIEVLKSKIHRVKVTQAELNYVGSITIDEDLIDAANIIPNEKVQIVNNNNGARFETYVIRGERGSGIVCLNGAAARLAQVGDIVIIISYASMEMEEARKFEPILVFPDTDNKLIK; this is encoded by the coding sequence ATGATTATTGAGGTTTTAAAATCAAAGATCCACCGCGTTAAGGTAACACAGGCTGAATTGAATTACGTTGGCAGCATTACCATCGACGAGGACCTGATAGACGCAGCCAATATTATCCCGAACGAAAAGGTGCAGATTGTAAATAATAATAACGGTGCACGTTTTGAAACTTATGTAATTAGGGGCGAACGGGGTAGCGGTATCGTATGTTTAAACGGTGCAGCAGCACGCCTGGCACAAGTTGGTGATATTGTGATCATCATATCTTACGCTTCGATGGAGATGGAAGAAGCACGTAAATTTGAACCCATTTTAGTATTCCCTGATACGGATAATAAATTAATTAAGTAG